The Cicer arietinum cultivar CDC Frontier isolate Library 1 unplaced genomic scaffold, Cicar.CDCFrontier_v2.0 Ca_scaffold_6078_v2.0, whole genome shotgun sequence genome includes the window gataaaaaaataattgtcgatgttttagattttaaattttatttttttgctacAATAGTTAGTAACCGCCATTTATATAATTAACTATCATCTAATTGACTAAAAAAACTCatctaattcaaaaaaaaatattttttaaaaaatgtattcttttttatttaaaaataaataaagttaatatattttaaaaatcattttaatacaaaattatgggataaatatttttttgatacataaaaaaatatatgatataaatatttatcaatgataaatattaaaaaatgaagagaCAAATATTTACCATTAGTACATAGAAAATACGAGATAtagtcattaattaaatattacataaGTTATTCATCCCTATAGGATTTCTTATTTATCATTGTTACAAAAATTATGAGAtagatatttataattgatgtttaaaaaatatatgataagtatttataaatgataaatacaaaaaattaaaagataaaactttttaattgatatataaaaaatcacgtgacaaatatatgtcattatgaatatttataaattttacatacagaatattaaacaaatatttccaagtgatatatatatattcaaaaatttgggataaatatttttttatatttaaaaaaaagagataaatttttgtcattgataaatattaaaaaacaacaatacAAATATTTCTTACTGATattgtagtacctcaattttgtcccaataattaaaaattattttcataataataaaaacaaaacaaaaaaacataatcagtattcgtcctttatttttaattttaatctttgaattttaattttttattttatcccaattatatcttcaccattcctacactcaatcacaaaatcattgttaatgtcccaattatatcttcaccattcctacactcaatcacaTAACTTgcataactttcttttattttatggacatcttgctgcaaaacaatgataacccataactttcttttattttatggacatgttgctgtcaaataaataaaactcagaactttgttttattttatggataCAACAGGTCACTATTTTAGTCTataagaagaagataaaaattcatttgaaggGAGGAGGTGAGATTTCGAAAATAGAagatttattttctttgcttctgaaataaatcaagaaaaaagagagaaaatgttGTAAAAAACCAAAACAGAGAAGATAAAGAAACGTTTTGGAAAAAGTCCACCACAATCCTTCTTCAAACCAACTCATAACCATAACCAAAACTCAAACTCATTTTAACAACACAACCcacaaaaatctattaaaagatAAGATAGATAAGAGGATCGTTACTACCTTTCAGTTCAGTCGCGCCGCCGTAGCCTCCATCTTCACTGTGGCCGATATTTAGAAAggcaagtatttttttttttactctctttAAGTTTGTTGTGCTTTATGTTATTTGGAAGATATAAACATCACTATGTTAATAACTAAGATTTGGAAGAAGAGCTTGATTTGTTggaaactttgttttatttgacattgggtgttttgtttgaaatcttaGTTTTATTGTTTCTCTGGTTTGGCTTATAAGGCTATGATGAtttctttggtttttatttattattattttgtgaagaTATTTCCCCATATTATCACTACTGGCCTCAGCATTTGTTATCCTACTGCTAACTCTATTATTAGTGTGTTGGTATTCGCATAAGAAATGACACTAGCAACCTGCCATCCatactttctttttctctaatatCACGTGAGGCAATATCAAGTAACATGTGTGTATGTAATGCtgtaaattactattttatttcatttaacttaaataataataattatttaatttaataatgatggtcatttaacataatttaatttgatttaatataaataatgactaattagtaataaacataattcatttcacttataaatgatattaatatgctatttaatattaaatgagttatgctttcatcatttgattcactaaaaagtatttgaaagaGTTCACAATTtgtatatagtttttattttattaatctggtatttttattttttatttatttaataaataacaatacaagtctatattttttttaccgtttattttatttttaggtgtGTTTATTATTGAGCTTATTTCgtagaattatttaaatttatttaatttttaacatcaattattattattattattattttaaaagggtaAAGATAAAACTATAATCGAATATTGTaaggttaattagatgtgacatcttttaaACTGTAATCATGATTGAAATTGTCTTGCTACTGTGATTCCATATGCAGATTTCTTCTATACCACTATTGCAAAGTTACCCATTCATAGCAATGTTATCAGGCATAACTTTATACACAGTGATTAGTATTGCTTCTGTGCTGAAGAATGTTATGGCTGTAAGTgcatctctttatttatttaaccatttatgaacaatattgaggatttgaaattaattaaattagttttgcTCAACCAAAGTTTGagaaaaggttatatatattacaaatttGACTGATTGTATTGTTCTTTATGGACTTAGGTGACAATTAAAACGGGTATATTCCTTATACAAAATCGAGCAGTGGTAAGTGTATTCATGATCTTTTGTTACCTCACAAAGTTTGATACTCTCTTCATCCCTAAATATAAACTATGATGAAAATtttctttgtttcttttatataactctttttaaattttcaacttcgttaattattttttaccatGGAAAAGCATAAACAAATGTTTCTTTCCTGAAGAGTAAacttgtaaaataataataattatcaatAAGTTTAATATTATTACCAACTTTTCTTAATTTCCGTAATTTAGACTATAAGGTTGTATATTTGGAAACAGAAGAagtattagtttttatttttgttggaaTTGTGGCATACGTATATGAAATGTTGATTTGGAAAACAGGAACAACACCAAAGAGGGGCAGCTAATGGAATTTCTATGACAGCTATGTCTTTTTGCAAAGCTGTTGGTCCTGCTGCAGGTGGTGCAATGTGAGTGCTATTGTAAATTTCTCATCTTTTGTTTCACTTATCCGTCAAAGTTCAAAACTGTAAATGCAACAAAGCTCTACAAGATGTTAATATTTCAAATGACAATTGCTATAAAACTTGAACATTAAAGTATAGGTTTATTATATGATCTATAATATAGATTATCTAATTCATATGTCAATGAAACTATATGCCATATAGTAGAAGTTTTGGTCcacatgattttttaaaataagttataatatattaaaattcattCTCAACTTTCTTCTTCTTATGATATTGGTCAATGCAGATTAACTTGGTCACAAAAACGTAGGGATGCTTCTTTCCTTCCGGGTACAATGCTCAATCTTAAATAGTCAATAATTATCTAGCTTTAAATATTGCcgatttctttttcttttcaacttaaGTGTCCATTATTATGAAATTAGGAATTAACAGAAACAATATTTTCCAAAAGCACAAAGTCTTTTTATTCAACAAAATAGATTGATATTATAAAGTGTATTATTAATTGACAACATATTATTGTGCATTTAATTGCAGGCTCTCAAATGgtcttttttttcttgaatttaGTTGAAGGACTTGGAATACTTTTGTTGTTCAAACCATTCCTTGGTGAAAAGAAGAACACACACTCAGATCAGTTACATTGATATCCATcaacttttgatttttgagtcATGCTTTATCACTATCATTAAGTGCATTATTAGATTTGTCATCATATACAAGTGATTCTTATTGCTAAATTGATAGTAGAAAcaccaaataaaaaaagaaaaatgaggaAGTAATTGTGCTTCTTTACTGGAATCATGACTCTCAAGGGGAAAGACAATTCACAATATTATccttatgaaattttttttcatgacttttataaattctttttagCTAAGTTTATTGAagtatataattaaaacattttaattatgattattgTTAGATATAATTGCAGTTGATTATAGCTTAGAGGTAGCTATAGTCGGTCACTTTCAACCGTAAGTTAGTTAacatttgttaatttaattaggATTGCtatataaaatctattttatatttattataatcaaCTTTTCTTACTCTatctttcattttttgaataaatttttctctttctattaATTCTAAATAACTAATCTTTTTCTCAATTGATTTCACTTTTTACCGGACACTATAATGGTTTTCAACATAGTATTAGAGTCGTAGGATCCACCATGAATGCTCTACCGCAAccttttgattttgttatgTGTTCAGTTGCTTTTTGCTATTCATGGAAGTGGCGGTCACTTCCTTTTTTGCAATACAAACTTGGACGTTGTTCATATGTGCTTTTCCATGATTTTTGAATTCAACCTCATTCttgttttattgtgattctCATTCTTGTTGaacttttttcttatatttggCTCAACTTTCAGTTGTT containing:
- the LOC101489643 gene encoding protein ZINC INDUCED FACILITATOR-LIKE 1-like; amino-acid sequence: MLSGITLYTVISIASVLKNVMAVTIKTGIFLIQNRAVEQHQRGAANGISMTAMSFCKAVGPAAGGAILTWSQKRRDASFLPGSQMVFFFLNLVEGLGILLLFKPFLGEKKNTHSDQLH